CAGGGCGGTGAACAGTTCCGAGAACGGCAGCGGCACGGCGTTGGCGCCCAGGGCCTTGAAGCTGTCCAGGAACACGTTGTTCTGCATCACGCGCAGCTTGATGTCGCCCAGGTCTTCCAGCTTGTTGACGGGGCGCTTGCTGTTGGTGAGGTTGCGAAAGCCGTTCTCCCAGTAGACCAGCCCGACCATGCCCTTGGGCTCCAGCTTGGCCTTGACCTTTTCGCCGACCGGGCCGTCGAGCACGGCGTCGGCCTCCTTCACGTTGTTGAAGAGGAACGGCGTGTCCCACACGGCCATCTCGGGCACGATGCCCACCAGCGTGGCGGTGGAGCCCACCATCATCTCCTGCGCGCCGCCGATCAGCGCCTGCTGCATCTGGGTGTCGGAGCCCAGGGCGGCGTTGCCGATGGTGCGCACCTTCATCTTGCCGCCGGAGGCCTTCTCGACCTCCTGCGCGAACAGGCGCGCCGCGCGGCCCTGGTTGGAATCGTCGACCAGGCCATAGCCGAAGCGCACGAGGCGCGGCTTGAAGTCCTGGGCCTGGGCGGCCCCGGTGGCCACCAGTGCGGCCACCAGGCCGGCGAGAGCGAAACGGATGCGCATGCTTGTCTCCTTGTATTGAAAGCGCTGAAGAGAGAGGGAAAACGAAACCATCGGAAATCGGGGCCGGCGGCGGCTCAATGCAGCCAGCGCAGCGGGCCGGTGATGAGCACCGGGAACAGCACGACCAGCACCAGCAGCACCACGTACATCAGCAGGAACGGCGTGGTGCCCTTGATGACTGTCTCCATGCGCAGACCGCCCACCCCCGCCACCACGTTCTGCACCGTGCCGACGGGCGGCGTGATGAGGCCGAGCGATCCCACATAGATGAACATGAAGCCGAAGTACACCGGATCGATGCCGGCCTTCACCGCCAGCGGCAGGCACACCGGCCCGAAGATCAGGATGGTGGGCGTCAGGTCCATGGCCGTGCCCACGACGAGCAGGAACAGCATCATCAGCGCCATGAACACGATGGGATTGCCCATCACGCCGGAGAAGCTGTCCGCCAGCATGGCGGGCAGGTCGGCCAGGGTGATCATGTAAGCCGTGACGGTGGCCGCGCCGCACAGGAACATCACCACGGCGGTGGTCTTGCCCGCGGCCAGGAACACCTCGTACAACTGGGCCCAGGTGAGTTCGCGGTACACGAACATCGACACGAACAGGGCGTAGACCGCGGCCACCACGGCGGCTTCGGTCGGCGTGAAGATGCCGCCCTTGAGCCCGCCCAGGATGATGACCGGCATCATCATGGCCCAGAAGCTGTTGACCAGCGCCTTCATGCGCGCACCCCATTCCACGCGCTCCATGGACGGCAGCTGGTGCTTGCGGGCGATCCACCACCAGGCCAGGATCAGGAAGATACCCATCATAAGGCCGGGAAACACGCCGGCCAGGAACAGCTTGCTGATGGAGGTGTTGGTCGTCACCCCGTAGATCACGAACGGCATCGACGGCGGAATGATCGGCGCGATGATGCCGCCCGATGCCAGCAGGCCCGCGCTGTAGCTGGGCGGGTAGTTCTGCTGGCGCATCATGGGCAGCAGGATGGTGGCCAGGGCCGCGGTGTCGGCGATGGCCGAGCCGCTCATGGAGGCCAGCAGCACCGCGGCGCCGATGGCCACGAAACCCAGGCCCCCGCGGATGTGCCCCACGAAGGCGCGCGCCAGGTCGATGATGCGGCGCGACAGCCCGCCCGCATTCATCAGCTCGCCCGCCAGGATGAAGAAGGGCACCGCCAGCAGCGGAAAGTTGTCGAAGCCGGCCTGCAGGTTCTGCGCGAGCAGCTGCGAGTCGAAGAAGTCCAGGTGCCACATCAGGGCCACGCCCGTCAGCACCAGCGCGTGGGCGATCGGCATACCGATCACCATGCCGCCGATGAGCACCAGCAGAAAAATCGCGGTCACGATCATGTCCGGCCCCTTATTCGATGTCGCCCGCCGGGCCGGCCGGCGTGGGCGGCTCGCCGCGCAGCAGGTCGAACACCAGGGCCACCAGCAGGCCGGCCGCCAGCACCAGCGTGGCGGCTGCGGCCAGCGCCAGCGGGTAGCCGAGCACCGTGCTGTAGCTGCTCATGCCGGCCGCCACCTGCTCCCAGGAGCCCTTCAGCAGCAGCACCATGCACACCGCCACGAGCAACTGGCTCACCCAGAACAGGCCCTTGCGCGCCCCGCCCTTCACGCGCGAGGTGAGCATGTCGAAGCCCAGGTGCTTGCCTTCGAAGGCCGCGACGATGGAGCCCACCGCCACCAGCCACACGAACAGCAGGCGCGAAACCTCTTCGTACGACACGATGCTGGTGTGGAACACATAGCGCAGCACCACGTTGACGAACACCGCCACCACCATGCCGGCGAGCGCCAGCACCATGAACAGCTCGGCCAGCCGCTGCAGCGCCGGCTTGCGGCGGGGTGGCGCGTGCGGGGAAGAAGATGGTGCGGACGGGGCGGCCAGATCCCTCGTCGGCGGCTGCGGAATGCTCATGCGTTGTCTCCTGCCGCTGGGCCGCGGCCTGTTTTTTCAGGGGCGAAACCCTGGGGGCCGCGCACCCAGGCCACGGCGTCCTGCACCAGCGTGGCGATGGGCTGGGTGGCATCGAGCGTCAGCACGCCGGGCTCGCCCTCGGGCGATTCCAGCGTGGCGAACTGGTCGGCCACCAGTGCGGGCGAAAAGAAGTGGCCAGGCCGAGACTGCACGCG
This region of Acidovorax sp. GBBC 1281 genomic DNA includes:
- a CDS encoding TRAP transporter small permease, which translates into the protein MSIPQPPTRDLAAPSAPSSSPHAPPRRKPALQRLAELFMVLALAGMVVAVFVNVVLRYVFHTSIVSYEEVSRLLFVWLVAVGSIVAAFEGKHLGFDMLTSRVKGGARKGLFWVSQLLVAVCMVLLLKGSWEQVAAGMSSYSTVLGYPLALAAAATLVLAAGLLVALVFDLLRGEPPTPAGPAGDIE
- a CDS encoding TRAP transporter large permease, yielding MIVTAIFLLVLIGGMVIGMPIAHALVLTGVALMWHLDFFDSQLLAQNLQAGFDNFPLLAVPFFILAGELMNAGGLSRRIIDLARAFVGHIRGGLGFVAIGAAVLLASMSGSAIADTAALATILLPMMRQQNYPPSYSAGLLASGGIIAPIIPPSMPFVIYGVTTNTSISKLFLAGVFPGLMMGIFLILAWWWIARKHQLPSMERVEWGARMKALVNSFWAMMMPVIILGGLKGGIFTPTEAAVVAAVYALFVSMFVYRELTWAQLYEVFLAAGKTTAVVMFLCGAATVTAYMITLADLPAMLADSFSGVMGNPIVFMALMMLFLLVVGTAMDLTPTILIFGPVCLPLAVKAGIDPVYFGFMFIYVGSLGLITPPVGTVQNVVAGVGGLRMETVIKGTTPFLLMYVVLLVLVVLFPVLITGPLRWLH
- a CDS encoding TRAP transporter substrate-binding protein: MRIRFALAGLVAALVATGAAQAQDFKPRLVRFGYGLVDDSNQGRAARLFAQEVEKASGGKMKVRTIGNAALGSDTQMQQALIGGAQEMMVGSTATLVGIVPEMAVWDTPFLFNNVKEADAVLDGPVGEKVKAKLEPKGMVGLVYWENGFRNLTNSKRPVNKLEDLGDIKLRVMQNNVFLDSFKALGANAVPLPFSELFTALETRAVDGQENPFNTVVSSKFYEVQKYLTVTNHVYSPWIVTVSKKWWDTLSAAEKKVLQDAAVKSRDFERKDTREEAAKALADLKTKGMQVNELPGSEANRMREKLASVNTGIAKSVGQETWDAVNAAVKQARGAQ